The following proteins are encoded in a genomic region of Deinococcus aerophilus:
- a CDS encoding roadblock/LC7 domain-containing protein, giving the protein MKIDALTELPGVIASALVGPDGLPIEASGDGGDVLAAELTALRTVLDRLGRRLGAGEVSRIALTSERVEVVAITSGEYVLGAALSRSSDTRHAQQTLAKLVLELGDLPRPDRA; this is encoded by the coding sequence GTGAAAATAGATGCCCTGACCGAACTTCCCGGCGTGATCGCCAGCGCCCTGGTGGGCCCGGACGGCCTGCCCATCGAGGCGTCCGGGGACGGCGGCGACGTGCTGGCCGCCGAGCTGACCGCGCTGCGCACGGTCCTGGACCGTCTGGGCCGCCGCCTGGGGGCGGGGGAGGTCAGCCGCATCGCCCTGACCAGCGAGCGCGTGGAGGTCGTGGCGATCACCAGCGGGGAATACGTGCTGGGAGCGGCCCTGTCGCGCAGCAGTGACACCCGCCACGCCCAGCAGACCCTGGCGAAACTGGTGCTGGAACTCGGCGACCTGCCGCGCCCGGACCGCGCATGA
- a CDS encoding roadblock/LC7 domain-containing protein, which yields MIGALLDVRGVRHAVLLDRSGSVVSSAGADRGTLDPAVLSGEQGLARAGHAVVGSLQGHLGGEWQDLLLDVDGGPVLLTPHGDQLLLTAFDDVASLGRVRFAVRRLLGTA from the coding sequence ATGATCGGGGCGCTGCTGGACGTGCGTGGGGTGCGCCACGCGGTGCTGCTGGACCGCAGCGGAAGCGTGGTGAGCAGCGCGGGGGCAGACCGCGGCACGCTGGACCCGGCTGTCCTCAGCGGGGAGCAGGGACTGGCGCGGGCGGGCCATGCCGTGGTCGGCAGCCTGCAGGGCCACCTCGGCGGCGAGTGGCAGGATCTGTTGCTGGACGTGGACGGCGGGCCGGTCCTGCTGACCCCGCACGGAGACCAGCTGCTGCTCACCGCCTTTGACGACGTTGCCAGCCTGGGCCGGGTGCGCTTTGCGGTGCGCCGTCTGCTGGGCACAGCCTGA
- a CDS encoding cyclin-dependent kinase inhibitor 3 family protein — translation MSGAALPDPIRVDWVPTGLWPGRLGLTFAPGKKGHSVYQPGVVHDRDVHADLQTLAREGANVLAPLIEDFEFDLLGMDGYHAAADLHRLQVRSFAIPDGQAPADRADFAAFIDELMTDLLDGRSVVVHCRGGLGRAGLAAACLLVQGGLDPEAAIRLVRQTRSPNAIETRGQEAFIHDFAALTPSAGGSA, via the coding sequence GTGAGCGGCGCGGCGCTGCCCGATCCCATTCGCGTGGACTGGGTGCCCACCGGCCTGTGGCCCGGGCGCCTGGGCCTGACCTTCGCGCCCGGCAAGAAGGGCCACAGCGTCTATCAGCCGGGCGTGGTGCATGACCGGGATGTTCACGCTGACCTGCAGACCCTGGCCCGTGAGGGCGCGAACGTCCTGGCCCCCCTGATCGAGGATTTTGAGTTCGATCTGCTGGGCATGGACGGTTACCACGCCGCCGCCGACCTGCACCGCCTGCAGGTCCGGTCCTTCGCCATCCCCGATGGACAGGCCCCGGCAGACCGCGCCGATTTTGCCGCCTTCATCGACGAGCTGATGACCGATCTGCTCGATGGGCGCAGCGTGGTGGTGCACTGCCGCGGTGGTCTGGGCCGTGCGGGGCTGGCCGCCGCCTGTCTGCTCGTTCAGGGCGGCCTGGATCCGGAAGCGGCCATCCGCCTGGTCCGGCAGACCCGCAGCCCGAACGCCATAGAAACCCGTGGGCAGGAAGCCTTCATCCACGATTTCGCTGCCCTGACGCCCTCGGCCGGAGGTTCCGCATGA
- the hemB gene encoding porphobilinogen synthase has product MLDRPRRLRRTPALRALTREVSLSPAHFIYPIFVHELPDEAPISSMPGISRHSITGAVEQARSALQLGIPSVILFGIPDHKDALGSGAYAEDGVIQRATRAIKAALPGLTVIADTCLCEYTDHGHCGPLCGVPGQSGAEAWTVDNDRSLELLALTAVSQARAGADVIAPSAMMDGQVGAIRAALDAADFTHVPVMSYAVKYASAYYGPFRDAAGSTPSVGNRATYQMDPAGGHREALREARLDAEQGADTLMVKPALAYLDVLRVLRDHFDLPLVAYNVSGEYALVKAAAQLGFMDERRTVLENLTGMRRAGADAIITYHALDAARWLQEDVLREDALRPLAPAQAGA; this is encoded by the coding sequence ATGTTAGACCGTCCCCGTCGCCTGCGCCGCACTCCTGCCCTGCGCGCCCTGACCCGCGAGGTCAGCCTGAGCCCCGCCCACTTTATCTATCCGATCTTCGTTCACGAACTGCCGGACGAGGCGCCGATCAGCTCCATGCCCGGCATCAGCCGCCACAGCATCACGGGAGCCGTCGAGCAGGCCCGCAGCGCGCTGCAACTGGGCATTCCCAGCGTGATCCTGTTCGGGATTCCCGACCACAAGGACGCGCTGGGCAGCGGAGCCTATGCCGAGGACGGCGTGATCCAGCGGGCAACGCGGGCCATCAAGGCGGCGCTGCCCGGCCTGACCGTGATCGCCGACACCTGCCTGTGCGAATACACCGATCACGGTCACTGCGGCCCCCTGTGTGGGGTGCCCGGGCAAAGCGGGGCCGAGGCGTGGACGGTGGACAATGACCGCAGCCTGGAACTGCTCGCCCTCACGGCGGTTTCGCAGGCCCGCGCGGGCGCGGACGTGATCGCACCCAGCGCCATGATGGACGGTCAGGTGGGAGCCATCCGCGCCGCCTTGGACGCGGCGGACTTCACGCACGTTCCGGTCATGAGCTACGCGGTCAAGTATGCCAGTGCGTATTACGGCCCCTTCCGCGACGCGGCGGGCAGCACCCCCAGCGTGGGCAACCGCGCCACCTACCAGATGGACCCGGCGGGCGGGCACCGTGAAGCGCTGCGCGAGGCCCGCCTGGACGCCGAACAGGGAGCGGACACGCTGATGGTGAAACCGGCGCTGGCCTACCTGGACGTGCTGCGCGTGCTGCGCGACCACTTCGACCTGCCGCTGGTGGCGTACAACGTCAGCGGCGAGTACGCGCTGGTCAAGGCCGCCGCGCAGCTCGGCTTCATGGACGAGCGGCGCACGGTCCTCGAGAACCTGACCGGCATGCGCCGCGCCGGCGCCGACGCGATCATCACCTACCACGCCCTGGACGCGGCCCGCTGGCTGCAGGAAGACGTGCTGCGGGAAGACGCCCTGCGGCCCCTCGCGCCGGCACAGGCGGGCGCGTGA
- a CDS encoding succinate dehydrogenase iron-sulfur subunit, with protein MPHETSTAPAAVKGALPMLHVKVKILRFDPEKDRKAHWETYAIEAQAGDRVLDVINEVKWYHDPSLTFRRSCMHGICGSDAMLINGRNRLACKTLVRDVAKDGGTITIEPIRGLKVEKDLLVDMEPFFDSYKAIMPYFINESPAPAAERIQSEAEAERMAHSSNCILCACCTTSCPIFWVNGSYLGPASIVQAHRFIFDSRDEATQQRLNIMNQNTGVWRCRTAYNCTEACPRDIPITQLIEEVKRAVMYQQA; from the coding sequence ATGCCACACGAAACCAGCACCGCGCCCGCCGCCGTCAAGGGGGCGCTGCCGATGCTGCATGTCAAAGTCAAGATTCTGCGCTTCGACCCGGAAAAGGACCGCAAGGCGCACTGGGAAACCTACGCCATCGAGGCCCAGGCCGGGGACCGCGTGCTGGACGTGATCAACGAGGTCAAGTGGTACCACGACCCCAGCCTGACCTTCCGGCGCTCGTGCATGCACGGCATCTGCGGCAGCGACGCCATGCTGATCAACGGGCGCAACCGCCTGGCCTGCAAGACCCTGGTGCGTGACGTGGCCAAAGACGGGGGCACCATCACCATCGAGCCGATCCGTGGCCTGAAGGTGGAAAAGGACCTGCTCGTGGACATGGAGCCGTTCTTCGACTCGTACAAGGCGATCATGCCCTATTTCATCAACGAGTCGCCCGCCCCCGCCGCCGAGCGCATTCAGTCCGAGGCCGAGGCCGAGCGCATGGCGCACTCCAGCAACTGCATCCTGTGCGCGTGCTGCACCACCTCCTGCCCGATCTTCTGGGTGAACGGCTCCTACCTGGGTCCGGCGTCCATCGTGCAGGCACACCGCTTCATCTTCGACAGCCGCGACGAGGCCACCCAGCAGCGGCTGAACATCATGAACCAGAACACCGGGGTGTGGCGCTGCCGCACCGCCTACAACTGCACCGAGGCGTGCCCGCGCGACATCCCCATCACCCAGTTGATCGAGGAAGTCAAGCGTGCGGTGATGTACCAGCAGGCGTAA
- a CDS encoding roadblock/LC7 domain-containing protein, whose translation MLAQLTQLVNDVDGAWAAAIGGLDGLLIEGHATTAANLNLLIAEHAGLLQAANSAYAQTLNGGQTRELYLRGERLSVYLCPVKSEYFLLIALDARSNLGQARLYGRDAARKLEPML comes from the coding sequence ATGCTTGCCCAACTCACTCAACTTGTGAACGACGTGGATGGGGCCTGGGCCGCCGCCATCGGAGGCCTGGACGGCCTGCTGATCGAGGGCCACGCCACCACGGCTGCCAACCTGAACCTGCTGATCGCCGAACATGCCGGGTTGCTGCAGGCAGCCAACAGCGCCTATGCCCAGACCCTGAACGGGGGGCAGACCCGCGAACTGTACCTGCGCGGCGAACGCCTGAGCGTGTACCTGTGTCCGGTCAAGAGCGAATACTTCCTGCTGATCGCGCTGGACGCCCGCAGCAACCTGGGCCAGGCCCGGCTGTATGGCCGCGACGCGGCCCGCAAGCTGGAGCCGATGCTGTGA
- the sdhC gene encoding succinate dehydrogenase, cytochrome b556 subunit, whose amino-acid sequence MRRKGMYKGREGQWAFLLHRLSGLAILAYLLLHVFSIGSFMFGERFYMAIHDTYDLPVFRIGLVFITAGVVYHAFNGLRIIMMDMTGAGVAYQRQMWYGVLLISVASFVYAAWSLWPRLVGGY is encoded by the coding sequence GTGAGGAGGAAGGGAATGTATAAGGGAAGAGAGGGGCAGTGGGCATTCCTGCTCCACCGGTTGTCGGGGCTGGCGATTCTGGCCTATCTGCTGCTTCATGTGTTCAGCATCGGGTCGTTCATGTTCGGTGAGCGCTTCTACATGGCCATTCACGACACCTACGACCTGCCGGTCTTCCGTATCGGGCTGGTCTTTATCACGGCAGGTGTGGTGTATCACGCCTTTAACGGCCTGCGCATCATCATGATGGACATGACCGGTGCGGGCGTGGCCTACCAGCGGCAGATGTGGTACGGCGTGCTGCTGATCAGCGTGGCGAGCTTTGTGTACGCGGCGTGGTCGCTGTGGCCCCGTCTGGTCGGAGGGTACTGA
- a CDS encoding succinate dehydrogenase hydrophobic membrane anchor subunit yields MIRARTFVDARQQAHSNAELNWWIFMRISGLILVFLVLGHIYMTFIQVSEADATFTAVVGKLANPAWKFYDWLILALALMHGTNGARYSIEDYVRSRPNRAWVKGVFYTVVALVFAFGTIGLFSI; encoded by the coding sequence ATGATCCGTGCGAGAACCTTCGTGGATGCCCGGCAGCAGGCCCACAGCAACGCCGAACTGAACTGGTGGATCTTCATGCGCATCAGCGGCCTGATCCTGGTGTTTCTGGTGCTCGGCCACATCTACATGACCTTCATTCAGGTTTCCGAGGCCGACGCGACCTTCACGGCCGTGGTGGGCAAGCTGGCCAACCCGGCCTGGAAGTTCTACGACTGGCTGATCCTGGCGCTGGCCCTGATGCACGGCACCAACGGCGCGCGTTACTCCATAGAGGACTACGTGCGTTCACGGCCCAACCGGGCCTGGGTCAAGGGCGTGTTCTACACCGTGGTGGCGCTGGTCTTTGCGTTCGGCACCATCGGTCTCTTCTCGATTTGA
- a CDS encoding antibiotic biosynthesis monooxygenase family protein yields the protein MITVSNRIFVNPEYHAQFMDRFRHRAGLVDGMPGFISNHVLTPTRDGDPFVVLTFWESREAFEAWTSSDAFRQGHARSGSLPRKAFSGPNVLEVHEVLEPAQGSVQSGEGLMAASGTRLKMRAP from the coding sequence ATGATCACCGTGTCCAACCGCATCTTCGTGAATCCCGAGTATCACGCACAGTTCATGGACCGCTTTCGTCACCGGGCCGGTCTGGTGGACGGCATGCCGGGGTTCATCTCCAACCACGTCCTGACGCCCACCAGGGACGGAGACCCCTTTGTCGTCCTCACCTTCTGGGAAAGCCGCGAGGCCTTTGAAGCCTGGACTTCCAGCGACGCCTTCCGCCAGGGACACGCCCGCAGCGGCAGTCTGCCCCGGAAGGCCTTCAGCGGTCCCAACGTTCTGGAAGTGCATGAGGTTCTGGAGCCCGCCCAAGGCTCAGTACAGTCCGGCGAAGGGCTCATGGCTGCGTCAGGAACACGCCTTAAGATGAGGGCACCATGA
- the sdhA gene encoding succinate dehydrogenase flavoprotein subunit: MQHRYDVLVIGAGGAGLMAALYAAKGNVSVACISKLYPTRSHTGAAQGGIGAALGNVAEDHWEWHMFDTVKGGDYLADQDAAEVFSKDIIDAVYELEHMGLPFSRTPDGKIAQRKFGGHTREFGKAAVERSCYAKDRTGHMILQTLYQQNVKEGTMFFNEFHVTDLLIEDGRCRGVVAYELATGEIHTFHAKAVILAAGGYGRIFKITSNALTLTGDLMSIYYRKGLPLEDMEFYQFHPTGLAKLGILVTEGIRGEGGILRNVDGERFMERYAPTIKDLAPRDIVSRSIISEIREGRGVGRDGDAVNIDLTHLPREVIEGKLAEITDLARTYLGMDPVKDLVPVQPTAHYAMGGIPTDLNGLCLSDGNGGSIEGLYAAGEQACVSLHGANRLGTNSLGDLVVFGRRAGIYAAQYARQVEFPDLPDDPQRETKDMFDGLKNGSGKENPALIRKEMQESMMNNVGIFRNGPDMEKQVEILKELKARYQNVNVGDPSLRYNSELIEVMELGFMLDCAEAMTASALNRTESRGAHDRADYSTRDDVNWLKHTMAYKDLNRPGHVQIGYKDVALKGFTRAFEPKARVY, from the coding sequence ATGCAGCATCGTTATGACGTACTGGTGATTGGCGCCGGCGGCGCCGGCCTGATGGCCGCGTTGTACGCCGCCAAGGGCAATGTCTCGGTCGCGTGTATCTCCAAGCTGTACCCCACGCGCTCGCATACCGGCGCGGCACAGGGCGGCATCGGCGCCGCGCTGGGCAACGTGGCCGAAGACCACTGGGAATGGCACATGTTCGACACCGTCAAGGGCGGTGACTACCTGGCCGACCAGGACGCCGCCGAGGTGTTTTCCAAGGACATCATCGACGCGGTGTACGAGCTCGAGCACATGGGCCTGCCCTTCTCGCGCACGCCGGACGGCAAGATCGCCCAGCGCAAGTTCGGCGGCCACACCCGCGAGTTCGGCAAGGCGGCCGTCGAGCGCAGCTGCTACGCCAAGGACCGCACCGGCCACATGATCCTTCAGACGCTGTACCAGCAGAACGTCAAGGAAGGCACCATGTTCTTCAACGAGTTCCACGTCACCGACCTGCTCATCGAGGACGGACGCTGCCGGGGCGTGGTCGCCTACGAACTCGCCACCGGTGAGATCCACACCTTCCATGCCAAGGCCGTGATCCTGGCAGCGGGCGGCTACGGACGGATCTTCAAAATCACCAGCAACGCCCTGACGCTGACCGGCGACCTGATGAGCATCTACTACCGCAAGGGCCTGCCGCTGGAGGACATGGAGTTCTACCAGTTCCACCCCACCGGCCTGGCCAAGCTGGGCATTCTGGTCACGGAGGGCATTCGCGGCGAGGGCGGCATTCTGCGCAACGTCGACGGCGAACGCTTCATGGAGCGCTACGCGCCCACCATCAAGGACCTTGCGCCGCGCGACATCGTGTCGCGCAGCATCATCAGCGAGATCCGCGAGGGCCGGGGCGTGGGCCGCGACGGCGACGCCGTCAACATCGACCTGACCCACCTGCCGCGCGAGGTCATCGAGGGCAAGCTGGCCGAGATCACCGACCTGGCACGCACCTACCTGGGCATGGATCCGGTGAAGGATCTGGTTCCCGTGCAGCCCACCGCCCACTACGCGATGGGCGGCATTCCCACCGACCTCAATGGGCTGTGTCTGTCCGATGGGAACGGGGGTAGCATTGAGGGTCTGTACGCGGCGGGCGAGCAGGCCTGCGTGTCCCTTCACGGCGCCAACCGTCTGGGCACCAATAGCCTGGGTGATCTGGTGGTCTTTGGCCGCCGTGCCGGTATCTACGCCGCGCAGTACGCCCGCCAGGTGGAATTCCCGGATCTGCCTGACGATCCGCAGCGCGAGACCAAGGACATGTTCGACGGCCTGAAAAATGGCAGCGGCAAGGAAAATCCCGCATTGATCCGCAAGGAGATGCAGGAGTCGATGATGAACAATGTCGGCATCTTCCGCAACGGCCCGGACATGGAAAAGCAGGTCGAGATCCTCAAGGAACTCAAGGCGCGCTATCAGAACGTGAACGTGGGCGACCCCAGCCTGCGCTATAACTCCGAGCTGATCGAGGTCATGGAACTCGGGTTCATGCTGGACTGCGCCGAGGCCATGACCGCCAGCGCCCTGAACCGCACCGAATCGCGCGGCGCCCACGACCGCGCCGACTACTCCACCCGCGATGACGTCAACTGGCTCAAGCACACCATGGCCTACAAGGACCTGAACCGGCCCGGCCACGTGCAGATCGGTTACAAGGACGTGGCCCTCAAGGGATTCACCCGCGCCTTCGAGCCCAAAGCCCGCGTGTACTGA